The nucleotide sequence TGGGCGGAGAGCAGGTCGAACTCCGGCCTTCCGGCCACGAGGCGCTCACACGAGTCGAGCACGTCACGAACCTGCTCGCCACTCGCCGCGACCACGGCCACACCGATCAGCGCGCGCCGGTGCAAATCTTGATGGCCCGCTTCGGCGACGGAGACGTCGAAACGCCTGCGCACCTCGGCCAGCACCGGCTTGATCACGGATCGCTTCTGCTTGAGCGAATGGACGTCGCCCAGCAGGATGTCGAGCTCAAGGGCTCCTACGAACATGTGGGGTTCTGGGTTGGTTCGAAGGTGAAGCGGCGCTCCCCCGCCCAGATGCGGAGGAGCGCCGCTTTGTCACTTACGCACGCGGCTTTTCGCGCTGCTCGTAGGTCTCGATGATGTCGCCGACCTTGAGGTCGCTGTACGACCCCAGAGTCAGACCACACTCGAATCCGTCGCGGACCTCGACCACGTCGTCCTTGAACCGCCGCAGCGAGCTGATCGGCAGGTTCTCGGCGATGACGGTCGCGTCGCGGAGCAGGCGGGCCCGCGCGTTGCGGCGGATCTCACCCGAGATGACGAGACAACCGGCGATGGTGCCGATCTTCGACGACTTGAAGACGTCGCGGATCTCCGCCTTGCCGAGCTCGACCTCTTCGTACTCCGGCTTGAGCATGCCCTTCAGAGCCTGCTCGATCTCCTCGATCGCCTGGTAGATGACCGTGTAGTACCGGACGTCGACGCCTTCGCGGGTGGCCCGCTCGGTCGCCTTGCCCTGCGCACGGACGTTGAAGCCCAGGACGATCGCGTCGGACGCGGTCGCCAGGTCGATGTCGGACTCGGTGACGCCACCGACACCGCGGTGCACGACGTTGAGTTCGACGTCGTCGCCGACCTCGAGCTGCACCAGCGAGGCTTCGAGCGCCTCGACGGTACCGGAGTTGTCACCCTTGATGATCAGGTTGAGGCTGTTCGTCTCCTTCAAGGCGGAGTCGAGGTCCTCGAGGCTGACCCGCTTGCGGCGCGACGCGTTGAGGGCGTTGCGCGTCCGGGCGGAGCGGCGCTCGGCGATCTGCCGGGCGACGCGGTCCTCGTCGACCACCAGGAAGGTGTCGCCCGCACCCGGCACCGAGGTGAACCCGATGACCTGGACGGGACGCGACGGGTACGCCTCCGTGACGTCGACGTTGTGCTCGTCGACCATGCGGCGGACGCGGCCGTAGGCGTCACCCGCCACGACCGAGTCACCGACACGCAGCGTGCCTCGCTGGACCAGCACCGTGGCCACCGGACCGCGGCCGCGGTCGAGGTGGGCCTCGATCGCGACACCCTGGGCCTCCATGTCCGGGTTGGCCCGGAGGTCCAGCGCGGCGTCGGCGGTCAGCAGGATCGCCTCGAGCAGGCCGTCGATGTTGATGTTCTGCCGCGCGGAGATCTCGACGAACATAGTGTCGCCGCCGTACTCCTCGGCGACCAGGCCGTACTCGGTCAGCTGCTGCCGGATCTTGTCCGGGTTCGCGCCTTCCTTGTCGATCTTGTTGATCGCGACCACGATCGGCGCCTTGGCGGCCTGCGCGTGGTTGATCGCCTCGACCGTCTGCGGCATCACACCGTCGTCGGCCGCCACCACGATCACCGCGATGTCGGTCGAGTTGGCACCACGGGCACGCATGGCGGTGAACGCCTCGTGACCCGGGGTGTCGATGAAGGTGATCAGACGCGGGTTGCCTTCGAGCTCGGTCTCGATCTGGTAGGCGCCGATGTGCTGGGTGATGCCACCGGCTTCACCTTCGCGCACCTTCGTCTTGCGGATCGTGTCGAGCAGGCGGGTCTTACCGTGGTCGACGTGACCCATGATGGTCACGACCGGCGGACGGACCTGCAGATCCTCTTCCTCACCCGCGTCTTCGCCGTAGGTGATGTCGAAGGTCTCGAGCAGCTCCCGGTCCTCTTCCTCGGGACTGACGACCTGAACGTTGTAGTTCATTTCGCCGCCGAGCAGTTCCAGGATGTCGTCGGACACCGACTGCGTCGCGGTGACCATCTCACCGAGGTGGAAGAGCACCTGCACCAGCGAAGCCGGGTTGGCGTCGATCTTCTCGGCGAAGTCGGTCAGCGAGGCACCACGCGGCAGGCGGAT is from Amycolatopsis lurida and encodes:
- a CDS encoding DUF503 domain-containing protein, translating into MFVGALELDILLGDVHSLKQKRSVIKPVLAEVRRRFDVSVAEAGHQDLHRRALIGVAVVAASGEQVRDVLDSCERLVAGRPEFDLLSAHRRLLGPDD
- the infB gene encoding translation initiation factor IF-2 produces the protein MPGKARVHELAKELGITSKEVLAKLKEQGEFVKSASSTVEAPVARRLRDAYPSKDGKKKPVPTPGPRPSPAPPAKPATPAPAAKPAQPAPAAKSEAPAAPAASAPSAPAPAQQSSRPSTPGVRPGPRPGPRPPAPKEEVAPAAKAAPAEPKQAEPAKDVPPAPATPPASQTPSQGSVVPPKPQGPKPGGPKPGPRTPRVGNNPFGVGSGSPAPRPSGPRPGGGNQQGGDNRPPRPGGGQGGDRPAPRPGGGAPGGNRPSPGNMPPRPNPGMMPGRPARPAGGPGGGRGGPGGGARGGPGGGARGGPGGGGGGFRGGPGGGGGGGGFRPGGGGGGGFRPGGGGPGGGGGAPAGGGGFRGGGGRGGPGGRGGTAGAFGRPGGPSRKGRKSKRQKRQEYMDNMQAPSVGGVRLPKGQGETIRLPRGASLTDFAEKIDANPASLVQVLFHLGEMVTATQSVSDDILELLGGEMNYNVQVVSPEEEDRELLETFDITYGEDAGEEEDLQVRPPVVTIMGHVDHGKTRLLDTIRKTKVREGEAGGITQHIGAYQIETELEGNPRLITFIDTPGHEAFTAMRARGANSTDIAVIVVAADDGVMPQTVEAINHAQAAKAPIVVAINKIDKEGANPDKIRQQLTEYGLVAEEYGGDTMFVEISARQNINIDGLLEAILLTADAALDLRANPDMEAQGVAIEAHLDRGRGPVATVLVQRGTLRVGDSVVAGDAYGRVRRMVDEHNVDVTEAYPSRPVQVIGFTSVPGAGDTFLVVDEDRVARQIAERRSARTRNALNASRRKRVSLEDLDSALKETNSLNLIIKGDNSGTVEALEASLVQLEVGDDVELNVVHRGVGGVTESDIDLATASDAIVLGFNVRAQGKATERATREGVDVRYYTVIYQAIEEIEQALKGMLKPEYEEVELGKAEIRDVFKSSKIGTIAGCLVISGEIRRNARARLLRDATVIAENLPISSLRRFKDDVVEVRDGFECGLTLGSYSDLKVGDIIETYEQREKPRA